The Streptomyces sp. 135 sequence CAGCCCCCCGAACCCCTGCGGCTCGGCCCCTCGGACGACGCCGAATGGGCGGCGTTCACCGCGGAGTCGCTGCTCCGCGCCGCCGACGGGACCCTGGACCCCGGGCTGCCCCCGGACCGCCGGGTACGGGCGGCGCTGGACCTCGCCTGGTCGACGCTCGCCGCCGAGGTGGCGGAGGCGGCGGCCCGCGCCCCCGAGGTGGAGTCCGCCGTGCTCCCCCTGCGCGCCCGGATCTCCGTCCGCGCGGGCCTCGGCAACCTCGCCGCGGGGCTGCGTCCACCCGCCACGGGCCACGACAACCCGCACTTCTTCGACGACGCCGCCTGCGTACGCGCCTGCGTGCTCGCCCTGGTCCACCCCGGCGACCCCCAACGGGCCGCCGCCCTCGCGGAGTTCGACGCCCGCTACACCCAGGACGGTGACGGCACGCACGGCGCCCGCGCGATGGCCTCGGCGATCGCGGCGGCCCTCGGCGGCGCGGACGTCGAGCAGGCGGTGGACGCCGCGCTCGCCCAGCTCCCCGGGCACACCGAGATCGGCCGCAACGCCCGGCACGCCGTGAAGCTCGCCCGCGACGCCGGGTGCGCCTTCGATCTCGTACCGCTCCTTGAACACCAGATCGTCGACCACGTGTACAGCTACGGCATCGCCGCCGCCGAGACCGTCCCGGTGGCCCTCGCTCTGGCCACCGCCGCACGCGGCCGCATCTGCGAGGCGGTACCCGCCGCCGCGTGCCTTTCCCGGGTCGCGGACTCGGCGCCCGCCCTCGCCGGGGCGCTGACCGGCACGTTCGGCACGGCGGCGGCGATTCCCGAGGCATGGCGCGAGACCTGCCGGACGCTCTCCGGCTGCACGCTGCCCCGCCTCGCCGGCACCGACCTGGTGGAACTCGCCGGGCACTTGGCACATACGGGCCTGGCCATTCCAGCTGAACAGGGTAGAGGCGATGGACAATTCCGACATGAAGCCCACAGGCGCCACAAACCTAACAAGCCGAACAAGCACCACGGAAAGGCCCACAAGTAGTACGGCCGGTCTGGCGGACCGCATCACCGGCAGCCTCGTCGGCGCGGCCGTCGGCGACGCCCTCGGCGGCCCCGTCGAGGGGTACGCGCCGGAACAGATCGCCGAGCGGCACGGCGGCCGCGTCCAGGGCATCGTCGGCCCCTGGAACGGCGACGCGTGGCGGACCGCCCGCCCCATCGCGCCTTACCACAAGGGCGACGGCCACGTCACCGACGACACCTTGCTGACCCACGCGCTCGTACGGGTCTACGGCACCGTCCGCGACCACCTCGACGCGTACGCCATCGCCGACCACCTCGTGCCGGACCTCATGACGACGCCGCGCTGGATCCCGGAGCTGGCGGCCGAGACCCTCCCCCTGCACCGGCTCTTCCTCGCCGAGAAGTGGCTCGTCGCCCGCCTCCACTACGGCCACGTCGACCCGCGCGAGGCCGGCAGCGGCAACATCGTCAACTGCGGCGCCGCGATGTACATGGCGCCGGTCGGCCTGGTCAACGCCGCGAACCCGGAGGGCGCGTACGCCGAGGCCCTCGACATCGCGGGCGCCCACCAGTCCTCGTACGGCCGCGAGGCGGCGGGTGTCTTCGCGGCGGCGGTGGCGGCCGCCTGCACGCCCGGCGCCACGCCGGACTCGGTGGTCGAGGCGAGCCTCGCCCTGGCGAAGGACGGCACACGGGCGGCGATCGAGGCGGTGGCGGAAGTCGCCGCCCGGCACCGGGACTTCGAGACGGCCCTGGCCCCCGTCCGCGCCGCCGTCGCCCCCTTCGACACGGTCGGCCCCGACTACCGCGCCCCGTCCCTGGGCGCCCGCCGCCCCTCGCGCCTGCACGCCATCGAGGAGCTGCCCGTGGCCCTGGCCATGCTCCTGGTCGGTGAGGGCGACTACCGCCGCACGGTCCTCGGCGCCGTCAACTACGGCCGCGACTGCGACTCCATCGCGACGATGAGCGGCGCGATCGTCGGCGCCCTGCACGGTGAGGCGGCGATCCCGCGCGACTGGGCGAAGACGGTGGCGGAAGCGAGCCGCCTCGACCTGTACGCCCCCGCGAGGGCCCTGACGGAGGTCACGCGGGAGGTCTTCACCCGGGACGTCGCGCGCCGCCGCGCCCACGAGGCCGCCTTCGACGCCCTGACGGCCACCCCATGATCCGCATCACCTGGGTCCAGCCGGAGGACCTCATCGGCCACGAGCTCCGGCAGGCCGAGCACGAGGGCCGTGACGTCTCCTCAGTCCGCGCCCGCTGGCTCGCGGCGGGCGGCCACCCGGCGCCCCCGCGCGCGGGCGCCTCCCCGCCCCGTCCCGCCCGGCCTCCGCGCCCTCGCCGAACAGCTACTGGACGAGCTGGGGCCCGCCACCCCGCGCAGCCGCCGCCCGCACCCGCGGTCCCGCGCCGCCCGCCCCGCCGACCTCCGCGACCGCCTGCACGCCGCCTGGCTCGGCAGGGCCGCGGGCTGCCTCCTCGGCAAACCGGTGGAGAAGCTGCCCCTCGACGGCATCCGCGGCATCGCCAGGGCGACCGGCAACTGGCCGCTGACCACCTGGTTCACGGAGCGAGGGCTGCCGCCCGCACTCAAGGCGGCGTACCCGTGGAACAAGCGTTCGGCGGCGACCTCCCTCG is a genomic window containing:
- a CDS encoding ADP-ribosylglycohydrolase family protein, which translates into the protein MPVTGRTDVHEGPAQTARDESPAQAARNQSPAQAAHNRSPAQAPRIEGLLLGLAAGDAAGWPAARHRAARMPEWTRRLTRELDTFAEQNATTTLPVPIALNQPPEPLRLGPSDDAEWAAFTAESLLRAADGTLDPGLPPDRRVRAALDLAWSTLAAEVAEAAARAPEVESAVLPLRARISVRAGLGNLAAGLRPPATGHDNPHFFDDAACVRACVLALVHPGDPQRAAALAEFDARYTQDGDGTHGARAMASAIAAALGGADVEQAVDAALAQLPGHTEIGRNARHAVKLARDAGCAFDLVPLLEHQIVDHVYSYGIAAAETVPVALALATAARGRICEAVPAAACLSRVADSAPALAGALTGTFGTAAAIPEAWRETCRTLSGCTLPRLAGTDLVELAGHLAHTGLAIPAEQGRGDGQFRHEAHRRHKPNKPNKHHGKAHK
- a CDS encoding ADP-ribosylglycohydrolase family protein, whose translation is MKPTGATNLTSRTSTTERPTSSTAGLADRITGSLVGAAVGDALGGPVEGYAPEQIAERHGGRVQGIVGPWNGDAWRTARPIAPYHKGDGHVTDDTLLTHALVRVYGTVRDHLDAYAIADHLVPDLMTTPRWIPELAAETLPLHRLFLAEKWLVARLHYGHVDPREAGSGNIVNCGAAMYMAPVGLVNAANPEGAYAEALDIAGAHQSSYGREAAGVFAAAVAAACTPGATPDSVVEASLALAKDGTRAAIEAVAEVAARHRDFETALAPVRAAVAPFDTVGPDYRAPSLGARRPSRLHAIEELPVALAMLLVGEGDYRRTVLGAVNYGRDCDSIATMSGAIVGALHGEAAIPRDWAKTVAEASRLDLYAPARALTEVTREVFTRDVARRRAHEAAFDALTATP